The Stigmatella ashevillena genomic sequence CCGATGACAGGCAATACCTACACTGCGATCCGGGGCGGCGGCGCGTATCTCGATGGGGTGCGGTTGCATGCGTCAGCCAAGACGGCGCTGGACGCGGCGCTCGTCGGGACCGGCCAAGCGCAGCCAGGTGAGGACAGGGAAACGTACCGCCGTATCGGCCAGTCCGTCACCGCGATGCTCGAAGGCGCTCTGGTCTTGCGTGTGTCCGTGCCAGCCACCCTTCAGCTCATTCAGGTCGCGGCCGGGCGGATGGATGTCTTCTGGCAATACAGCCAGGTTCGCTCCGGGCTGCTGGCAGGCGCGCTGCTGGTCGAAGAAGCCGGCGGCAGGATCACCGACACCCACGGCCGCCCGTGGAGTTTGACGAGCAAAGACTTCCTGGCCGCCGCAGCCAACCTCCACCGCGCTGCGGTCGGCGTGCTGTCATCGATCGCTTGACCCCGCTCCCCCTTCCCTCTTCAACCCACGGAGAACACTTGACCAGCATCGGCATCTTCGGATCGGGCCGTGTCGCCACGGCCCTTGCTACCCAGCTCTCAGCCACCGGGCACAACGTGGTGATCGGCACACGGAACGCCTCTGGCGCATCAGCAAAATGGACCGGCCCGGCCGTCACGTTCGCGAATCACTCCCAGACCGCACGCAAGGCCTCCATCGTCATCAATGCAACGCCCGGCGACACCAGCCTGGAGCGGCTCAGCGCCCTCCGCGAGGAGTTGGACGGAAAGATTCTGGTCGACGTCTCGAATGCGACCCGGCGCGGCGCGGAAGGGCTTCCGGCGGGCCTGCTCTACCCCGGCAGCAGCTTGGCCGAGCACCTGCAAAAAGCTCTGCCCAACACGCAGGTCGTCAAGACGCTCAACACCATGTTCTTCTCCGTCATGATCAACCCGCACAGCCTCACCGTCCCCCCCACAGCGTTCCTGTCGGGCAACGACGACGGTGCGAAGGCGACCGTCAGCAAACTGCTTCACGACCTCGGGTGGCCGCCAGCCTGGGTTGAAGATCTGGGTGACATTTCCACGGCACAAGGAACAGAAGCACTCGTCCTGCTTGTGCCACACATCATCCGCCGTCGCGGCTTCGCTCCCTTCGCGCTTGCAATCTCAAGGTGAGGGGCTGACTCAAGCCTATCAAGCAATCTCTGCTGGAGAACTCTCCCGAGAAGGCGCGCAATCTCCCCCTTACGACAAGGGTTGTTTTCGCGGCTCAATCAAACCTGGGAAGCTCAGCCTGATGGAGCAAGCGCCAGCTTACAGTGTATTGACAACTGGGCGACCCCGGCTATTGTCGCACGCCTTTTGGGGTGCAGTGCAACAAACCCACCCTAGAGGGGTCCCGCGTGAACATGAGACGGATACTCCGGGCAACTGGACTGGTCGTGGTCGTGGCTTCGTCCTACGGGACCGCAGCCTACGCTGACAGCGTGATTCTCGGTACGGTCTTCAACGCCGAGACCCAGAAACCGGTCGCGGATGTGGTCGTCACGGCCACCTCGCCCAACCTGCAAGGCAAGCAAGAGGTGGTGACGGACGCCCAGGGGCAATACCGCATTCCTCAACTGCCGCCGGGCGTGTACACCCTGCGCTTCGACAAGGAATCGTTCAATGCCTTCTCGCGCCCGGAGGTCCCGCTGCGGCTGGATCGCACCATCCGCGTCAACGTGGAGCTGCTGCCCGAGAATGCCACCGAGGCCATCACGCTCGACGTCAAGGGCGTGGCGCCGACCATCGACGTGGGCTCGACGACGATGGGCATCAACGTCGACCAGGACTTCATCCAGCGCATCGCGGTGAACCGTCCGGGAGGCAAGTCGGGCTCTGCCCGCTCCTTCGAGAGCCTCGCCGAACTGGCGCCGGGCGCCCAGGAGGACCTCTTCGGTGTGTCCATCAACGGCACCACCTCACCGGAGAACGGGTATGTGGTGGACGGCCTGTCCACCAACGACCCGGCCTTCGGCGTCAACGCGAGCCCGCTGAGCGTGGAGTTCGTGCAGGACGTCAACATCATCACCGGCGGCTACATGCCGGAGTACGGTCGCTCGACGGGCGGCGTGCTCAACGCGGTCACCAAGTCCGGCTCCAACGAGTTCCACGGCTCCGTTTACGGCACCGTCACCCCGGGAGCGCTCGAGGGCACACGCGATCAGGTGGTCAGCGCCTCCTCGGTGATCGCGGGCCGCAACGCCCTGGACGTGATGGGCGACGTGGGCGCTACCCTCGGCGGTCCCCTCCTGAAGGACAAGCTGTGGTTCTTCGCCGGTGTGGCCCCCAACTACAGCCACTACACGCACACGCGCTCGATCAACGCGTACCAGACGGAGATCGACCCGAACTCGGGCCAGCTCGTGGTGAAGACGAATGATCGCGGCTTCAACCTGTTCACGCAGATCCCGGGCTCGGAGCGCAAGATCGGGTTCCAGGGGAAGAGCCTGCAGTACATCGGCAAGCTGACGTACCTGCTCAACCCGGATCACAACCTCTCGGTGTCTGTCATGGGCACGCCGACCACGTCGGGGGGGAACGGCACCATCTCCATCAGCCCGTTGACGGGCCTCGTGCTCCCGCGCATCGTCGGCAGCCCCGATGCCGAGATCTTCTATACGAAGGCAGTGTCGAGCACCACGTCCACCGCCCTGAAGTACTCGGGTGCCTCCAACGACAAGAAGCTCCTTATCGACGCCAACCTCGGTTGGTTCCACCAGACGTCGTCCACTCTGCCCTCGGACGGCTCGCAGGTGGGATCCACCACGGGCATGTCGGGCCTGGCGACGGTCGTCTACAGCGCCCCGCGTCCCATCTACTATTACGAGCCCGACCTCACTGCGGCCCAGGAGGCGTGCACCCAGAACGGGGATGCGACGGGCCTGGTGGCCTGTCCGGTGTATTCGTACTACGCGGCGGGGCCAGGTTACATCAACGAGGCCAAGCTGGACCGCGTCCAAGCCAACGCCAAGGCCTCCTACCTGCTCAACGCCCTGGGCACCCACGTGTTCAAGCTGGGCGCGGACGTGGAGCGGCTGCGCTATGACAACCTCAAGGCCTACTCCGGGTCCGTGCTTCTGGTTGAGGCCGCGAACGGGGCCTACTGGG encodes the following:
- a CDS encoding inositol monophosphatase family protein — encoded protein: MSILVEDEALLPTVVTAVQAAGSHLKGRFSFGSRLGSGEEIAAALHANDAESLGVLRDVLAAARPRAGWVENELETGALPPGEWWITDPVEGNINHIHGMTDWCVTATLVRDNTPVLTVVNLPMTGNTYTAIRGGGAYLDGVRLHASAKTALDAALVGTGQAQPGEDRETYRRIGQSVTAMLEGALVLRVSVPATLQLIQVAAGRMDVFWQYSQVRSGLLAGALLVEEAGGRITDTHGRPWSLTSKDFLAAAANLHRAAVGVLSSIA
- a CDS encoding NADPH-dependent F420 reductase; amino-acid sequence: MTSIGIFGSGRVATALATQLSATGHNVVIGTRNASGASAKWTGPAVTFANHSQTARKASIVINATPGDTSLERLSALREELDGKILVDVSNATRRGAEGLPAGLLYPGSSLAEHLQKALPNTQVVKTLNTMFFSVMINPHSLTVPPTAFLSGNDDGAKATVSKLLHDLGWPPAWVEDLGDISTAQGTEALVLLVPHIIRRRGFAPFALAISR
- a CDS encoding TonB-dependent receptor — its product is MRRILRATGLVVVVASSYGTAAYADSVILGTVFNAETQKPVADVVVTATSPNLQGKQEVVTDAQGQYRIPQLPPGVYTLRFDKESFNAFSRPEVPLRLDRTIRVNVELLPENATEAITLDVKGVAPTIDVGSTTMGINVDQDFIQRIAVNRPGGKSGSARSFESLAELAPGAQEDLFGVSINGTTSPENGYVVDGLSTNDPAFGVNASPLSVEFVQDVNIITGGYMPEYGRSTGGVLNAVTKSGSNEFHGSVYGTVTPGALEGTRDQVVSASSVIAGRNALDVMGDVGATLGGPLLKDKLWFFAGVAPNYSHYTHTRSINAYQTEIDPNSGQLVVKTNDRGFNLFTQIPGSERKIGFQGKSLQYIGKLTYLLNPDHNLSVSVMGTPTTSGGNGTISISPLTGLVLPRIVGSPDAEIFYTKAVSSTTSTALKYSGASNDKKLLIDANLGWFHQTSSTLPSDGSQVGSTTGMSGLATVVYSAPRPIYYYEPDLTAAQEACTQNGDATGLVACPVYSYYAAGPGYINEAKLDRVQANAKASYLLNALGTHVFKLGADVERLRYDNLKAYSGSVLLVEAANGAYWVDDRRYGFPSDPGTATRLPFLHSVTHSNTLGGFLQDSWTLAQRVTLNVGVRYDTQWLYGGDGNLAFSLPHQVSPRLGLVVDPLANGRMKVYANFARYYEQMPINLLDRAFPPEPRDLVLHTSGEGKCDPATIQTREGQATCLAASNSVPFNSTSGPTTVDPSIKPQSSDELLVGAEYEVLAHVRVGVSYTHRSMNQIIEDMSGDDSRFLGNPGQGLAQAFPKAKRNYDAMTLFLNRTFSEGWLAQASYTWSRLYGNYSGLFRPETFQLAPNLTSDFDLVALMENRMGLLPFDRTHAIKLFGAKEFDFSNALGASIGLSYRGLSGVPINYLGAHPIYGLNESFILDRGSAGRTPWVNNIDANIGVNYRVNRTNVLSLSVDVFNLFNFQQVTSVDEAYTFQNVLPITGGEAADGALTPDQVTVLDPATGLPTGNLSAEALNKNFRQPTSYQNPRQIRLGLKYTF